A single window of Syntrophus aciditrophicus SB DNA harbors:
- a CDS encoding FmdB family zinc ribbon protein, protein MPIYEYKCRKCGREFEVFQKITEAPVQQCQFCQGSVEKMISLSSFHLSGSGWYVTDYGGKKSCALESRQKEAAGSSSETPSCGGGDSSCCAGCKAAE, encoded by the coding sequence ATGCCGATTTATGAATACAAGTGCCGGAAATGTGGCAGGGAATTCGAGGTTTTTCAGAAAATCACGGAAGCGCCGGTTCAGCAGTGTCAATTCTGCCAGGGAAGTGTTGAGAAAATGATCTCTCTATCTTCCTTTCACCTGTCGGGTTCAGGATGGTATGTAACCGATTACGGCGGAAAGAAATCCTGCGCGCTGGAGTCCAGACAGAAAGAGGCGGCCGGTTCTTCCAGCGAGACCCCTTCGTGCGGTGGTGGCGATTCATCCTGTTGCGCCGGATGCAAGGCAGCCGAATAA
- a CDS encoding D-alanine--D-alanine ligase family protein produces the protein MGRLKVGIILGGMSSEREVSLNSGRNVYDNLDAEFYEGVPVFMDAQGGLWILPWHLISQNTTRDITERLKGEARRIAYEDLKKEIDFAFISLHGKYGDDGCIQGLLELLRIPYTGPGVMASALGMDKHLQQKILRAAGVAVPESLLVREEEWRQDSQIVKDRVKEFPGYPCFTKPIREGSSVGVTVVRDEADLERGMEDALKWDRAVLVEEYLEGREFSCIVLEEEGQFHPLELTEIHPQSEFFTYDDKYMPGRCRKFTPPKTIPPDVTEQIKAEVIRAFKALGFRSYGRIDGFILNDGRILITDPNSSSGMAPSSFFFEQAACAGMLPSMIITTLIENAIRIHEAKQGPL, from the coding sequence ATGGGCAGATTGAAAGTAGGAATTATTCTGGGAGGCATGTCTTCCGAACGGGAGGTTTCCCTGAACAGCGGGCGGAACGTTTACGATAACCTCGATGCGGAATTTTACGAGGGAGTGCCGGTGTTTATGGATGCCCAGGGGGGGCTGTGGATTCTGCCCTGGCATCTCATTTCGCAGAATACAACCAGGGATATCACGGAGCGGCTGAAAGGGGAGGCGCGGCGGATCGCATATGAAGATTTAAAGAAGGAAATTGATTTCGCCTTTATTTCCCTGCATGGCAAATACGGGGATGACGGGTGCATTCAGGGCCTGCTGGAGCTTCTGCGGATTCCCTATACCGGACCGGGGGTGATGGCTTCGGCCTTGGGAATGGATAAGCATCTGCAGCAGAAAATCCTGCGGGCGGCCGGTGTCGCCGTACCCGAAAGTCTTCTCGTCAGGGAAGAAGAATGGCGGCAGGACAGCCAGATCGTCAAGGACAGGGTGAAAGAATTTCCTGGCTATCCCTGTTTTACCAAACCGATCCGTGAAGGATCGAGTGTCGGGGTGACCGTGGTGCGCGATGAAGCTGATCTGGAAAGAGGGATGGAGGATGCCTTGAAGTGGGACCGGGCCGTGCTTGTCGAGGAATACTTGGAGGGCAGGGAGTTCTCCTGCATTGTCCTCGAGGAAGAGGGTCAATTCCATCCCCTGGAGTTGACGGAAATTCATCCTCAAAGTGAATTTTTTACTTATGATGACAAATATATGCCCGGGCGTTGCCGGAAATTCACCCCTCCGAAAACGATTCCGCCCGACGTAACGGAACAGATCAAAGCGGAGGTGATCCGGGCCTTCAAAGCCCTGGGGTTCCGCTCCTACGGCCGCATCGACGGGTTCATCCTGAATGACGGACGGATACTCATTACCGATCCCAATTCTTCTTCAGGAATGGCGCCTTCTTCATTCTTCTTTGAGCAGGCTGCCTGCGCCGGGATGCTGCCTTCCATGATCATCACGACACTCATCGAAAACGCGATTCGAATCCATGAGGCCAAGCAGGGACCGCTGTGA
- a CDS encoding MlaE family ABC transporter permease, with the protein MGILTAFADSLGRRILHGVEEMGRIILLFLSVVAWTFRPPLRLRLIFKQMEFVGVKSIFVVVLTGAFTGMVMALQGYHGFKMFSAESLVGATVALGMTRELGPVLTSLMVTARAGSAMAAELGTMRVTEQIDALYVMAANPIQHLIVPRMIASILMLPLLTVVSDFVGILGGYFVGVSVLNINEGVFVKNITRIVELGDIYNGLIKAACFGLILSLIGCYKGFHARGGAEGVGRATTEAVVLSSISILVGDYFLTAIMF; encoded by the coding sequence ATGGGAATCCTCACGGCTTTCGCCGATTCTCTGGGAAGGAGAATCCTGCACGGGGTTGAGGAAATGGGCAGGATTATCCTTCTTTTTCTTTCTGTTGTCGCTTGGACGTTTCGCCCCCCCCTTCGCCTCCGACTCATATTCAAACAGATGGAATTTGTCGGCGTGAAGTCGATTTTTGTTGTCGTACTTACAGGGGCCTTTACCGGCATGGTCATGGCCCTTCAGGGATATCACGGCTTCAAGATGTTCAGCGCGGAGAGTCTGGTCGGGGCCACCGTTGCCCTGGGGATGACCCGGGAGCTCGGACCGGTGCTTACGTCCCTGATGGTCACCGCCCGGGCGGGTTCCGCCATGGCGGCCGAACTGGGAACCATGCGAGTGACGGAACAGATCGATGCTCTTTACGTCATGGCGGCGAATCCGATTCAGCACCTCATCGTGCCAAGAATGATCGCCTCGATCCTGATGCTGCCTCTGCTAACTGTTGTTTCTGATTTTGTAGGGATTTTAGGCGGCTATTTTGTAGGGGTCAGCGTACTTAACATCAATGAAGGGGTTTTTGTAAAGAACATCACCAGAATCGTCGAACTGGGAGACATCTACAACGGCTTGATCAAGGCAGCCTGCTTCGGTCTGATCCTCTCGCTCATAGGCTGTTACAAAGGGTTTCATGCCCGGGGAGGGGCTGAAGGCGTCGGCCGGGCGACCACGGAAGCCGTTGTGCTTTCGTCGATCAGCATCCTGGTCGGCGACTATTTCCTGACCGCCATCATGTTTTAG
- the alr gene encoding alanine racemase: protein MKEQAYRSWVEVDLDSFTWNWAELRRLVGPAVRVLQVVKADAYGHGAIEISHTALKNGAACLGVANADEGVQLRVSGITAPIIILSPSTGGEIREIIKYGLTPSLSDLLFASEFQRHLARAGVTSPVHIEIDTGMGRGGMLCEEAPAIIRNIFGLPNIAVEGIFTHLASSEVCVDYNEQQWSLFRELTDRLNAMGISIPIKHMANSGAILNYPRFHLDMVRPGLMSYGIHPAPSTEDRADLRPVMSFKTRVVLLKEFPAGASIGYNRTYVTERPSRIATLPVGYGDGYGVILSNQGEVLIRGRRAPVVGRISMDMTTVDVSAIPDCHIGDEVVLMGRQGEEVISANDIAVRVRTISYDILCALGKRAPRIFLQKGKTDAVEPRLRRIFIPHEERSRARIDGMIRQCFQVRARSEELGDAIFYEMFEALFGKDDRQLELRSNFRYEIAVSEPAGEEAPEREGDSDDFRVTTRIEYTKVFRNPVFLIGCAGNSEQLSSFFEDPLCEYRWLLQDGHFPVRDRDFRVQRVRIDSEDVPVIRTENTGRGYEVWCGGEYLREKLSRQVRVELEIVTRTARSRRFFSVYLVYPTRGLDITFCYEGTPIASVREVSFFAGRQPYPEITRETGRSIHLRIRDDEWVFPNSGVTFLWDDAGSERVKGQ, encoded by the coding sequence TTGAAAGAACAAGCATACCGAAGCTGGGTTGAAGTCGATCTGGACAGTTTTACCTGGAACTGGGCGGAACTGAGACGGCTTGTCGGTCCGGCGGTCCGGGTGCTTCAGGTGGTCAAGGCGGATGCCTACGGCCACGGCGCCATCGAGATCTCCCATACGGCACTGAAAAACGGCGCCGCCTGCCTCGGGGTAGCCAATGCCGACGAAGGCGTACAGCTTCGGGTCAGCGGGATCACCGCGCCGATCATTATCCTCAGTCCTTCCACAGGCGGGGAGATTCGGGAGATCATTAAGTATGGATTGACCCCGTCTCTGTCCGATCTTCTTTTTGCTTCGGAATTTCAGCGGCATCTGGCAAGGGCGGGCGTTACGTCTCCCGTTCATATCGAAATCGATACAGGTATGGGGCGGGGCGGCATGCTTTGTGAGGAAGCCCCTGCGATCATTCGGAATATATTTGGCCTTCCGAACATCGCAGTCGAGGGGATTTTTACTCACCTGGCCTCCAGCGAGGTTTGTGTCGATTACAATGAACAGCAATGGAGCCTGTTTCGGGAACTGACCGACAGGCTGAACGCAATGGGAATCTCCATTCCGATCAAGCACATGGCCAACAGCGGGGCGATTCTCAATTATCCCCGGTTTCATCTGGACATGGTGCGTCCCGGCCTGATGTCTTACGGGATCCACCCGGCTCCTTCCACGGAGGACAGAGCGGATCTGCGGCCGGTCATGAGTTTCAAGACCCGGGTCGTTCTCCTCAAGGAGTTTCCTGCGGGAGCAAGCATCGGGTACAACCGGACCTACGTTACGGAACGGCCTTCGCGGATTGCGACGCTTCCTGTCGGCTATGGAGACGGTTATGGCGTGATTCTGTCCAATCAGGGGGAGGTGCTGATCCGGGGAAGGCGGGCGCCTGTTGTCGGCCGGATTTCCATGGACATGACCACGGTGGATGTAAGCGCGATTCCTGACTGCCATATTGGCGATGAAGTGGTCCTTATGGGGCGGCAGGGAGAAGAAGTCATTTCTGCCAATGATATCGCCGTCCGGGTCCGGACCATCAGCTATGATATTCTCTGCGCCCTGGGAAAGCGGGCTCCCCGGATTTTTCTGCAGAAAGGGAAGACTGATGCTGTCGAGCCGCGTCTGAGAAGGATTTTTATTCCCCATGAGGAGCGGTCACGGGCAAGGATCGACGGGATGATCCGCCAGTGTTTTCAGGTTCGGGCGCGCAGCGAGGAATTGGGGGACGCCATTTTCTACGAAATGTTCGAGGCGCTCTTCGGCAAGGATGACCGGCAACTGGAATTGCGCTCGAATTTCCGGTATGAAATTGCCGTTTCAGAACCTGCCGGAGAAGAGGCACCGGAGAGGGAAGGGGATTCCGATGATTTCCGGGTGACAACCCGGATTGAATATACCAAGGTTTTCCGAAATCCTGTCTTCCTGATCGGCTGTGCGGGTAACAGCGAGCAACTGTCCTCGTTTTTTGAAGATCCGCTTTGTGAATACCGATGGCTTCTTCAGGATGGCCATTTCCCCGTGCGTGACCGGGACTTCCGGGTGCAGCGGGTACGGATCGATTCGGAGGACGTTCCGGTGATCCGCACGGAAAATACGGGGCGCGGCTATGAAGTCTGGTGCGGCGGCGAGTATCTGCGGGAAAAGCTGAGCCGGCAGGTCCGGGTGGAACTGGAGATCGTCACCCGCACGGCGCGAAGCAGGCGCTTTTTTTCCGTTTACCTTGTTTATCCTACGAGAGGACTGGACATCACATTCTGCTATGAAGGAACGCCGATTGCCTCCGTCCGGGAGGTCAGTTTTTTTGCCGGCAGGCAACCTTATCCGGAAATTACCAGGGAAACCGGGCGCTCCATTCATCTCCGGATAAGGGATGATGAATGGGTCTTCCCCAACAGCGGTGTGACCTTTCTGTGGGACGATGCGGGATCTGAACGCGTCAAAGGGCAATGA
- a CDS encoding MlaD family protein: protein MTAISSEAKVGLFVLVGLIILGYMSFRVGQQGFGLKKGYRVEVAFDNVSGLEKDASVQIAGVEMGRVESIRLKDGKAMVTLRINPDVKLERDVMASIKTHGVLGDKYIELSPGTKGEGYIAPGGQIAVAERAADIDRLLQQFALIADDVKAVSGALSKVLGGQAGEESIGAIIENTRQLTCNLNKVVLNNEENLRTMLENTRELTGNLNSMVTRNDENVTQMIESLKSASREMEKTFAALSDISEGMKRGEGTMGQLLTDKTMAEKLNRTMTSLESVAEKIDQGKGTIGKLVNEQETVDNLNESLGGINRYVNKAEQFRTFLSYRGEYLFDKSDAKSYLDVRIQPRHDRFYVLGLVNDPRGRRTVKDTTVNGVTTRTEEWDKSELLFNAQLGKRFRNVVLRGGLFESTGGVGIDYLTLNDNLKLTFEAFDFSDDRDAHLKGYAEYRLFKHLYLTAGWDDFISDEGNRSPFAGLAIRFEDDDLKYLLTSTPIPR from the coding sequence ATGACCGCCATAAGTTCGGAGGCAAAAGTCGGGTTGTTTGTTCTCGTGGGGCTGATTATCCTGGGATACATGTCTTTTCGGGTTGGGCAGCAGGGGTTTGGTCTGAAAAAGGGTTATCGGGTGGAGGTCGCCTTTGACAACGTCTCCGGTCTCGAAAAAGATGCCTCCGTTCAGATTGCCGGGGTTGAAATGGGCAGGGTCGAGTCCATCCGCCTGAAGGACGGTAAGGCTATGGTGACCCTGCGCATCAATCCCGATGTAAAACTGGAGCGGGACGTGATGGCGTCGATCAAAACGCACGGCGTTCTGGGGGATAAATATATCGAGCTTTCTCCGGGGACGAAAGGCGAGGGGTATATCGCGCCGGGGGGACAGATAGCCGTTGCCGAACGGGCGGCGGATATTGACCGCCTCCTTCAGCAGTTCGCCCTTATCGCCGATGACGTCAAAGCCGTGAGCGGAGCGCTGAGCAAGGTGCTAGGCGGCCAGGCAGGGGAAGAATCCATCGGGGCCATCATCGAGAATACCCGGCAGTTGACTTGCAATTTGAACAAGGTCGTCCTGAACAACGAGGAAAACCTGCGCACCATGCTGGAAAATACCCGTGAACTGACGGGAAATCTCAACTCGATGGTGACTCGAAACGATGAAAACGTGACGCAGATGATCGAGAGTCTCAAATCGGCTTCCCGGGAAATGGAAAAGACCTTCGCCGCCCTGAGCGATATTTCCGAGGGCATGAAAAGAGGCGAAGGGACGATGGGTCAACTCCTGACAGATAAGACCATGGCCGAGAAACTCAATCGAACCATGACCTCGCTGGAAAGTGTGGCCGAAAAGATCGACCAGGGCAAAGGGACCATCGGAAAACTGGTTAACGAACAGGAAACCGTCGACAATCTGAATGAGAGCCTGGGCGGAATCAACCGCTATGTCAATAAAGCGGAGCAGTTCCGCACATTCCTCAGCTATCGGGGGGAATATCTATTTGACAAGAGCGATGCGAAGAGCTATCTGGATGTCCGCATCCAGCCCAGACACGACCGTTTTTACGTCCTTGGCCTTGTCAATGATCCCCGGGGGAGGCGCACCGTCAAGGATACCACTGTCAACGGCGTTACGACCCGCACGGAGGAATGGGACAAGAGCGAACTGCTCTTTAATGCCCAGCTCGGCAAGCGGTTCCGCAACGTGGTGCTGCGTGGGGGTCTTTTCGAGTCGACGGGTGGTGTCGGGATCGATTATCTGACCCTGAACGACAACCTCAAACTCACTTTCGAAGCCTTCGATTTTTCCGATGACCGGGATGCCCATCTCAAGGGTTATGCGGAATACCGGTTGTTCAAGCATCTCTATCTGACTGCGGGGTGGGATGACTTCATCAGCGATGAGGGGAATCGTTCTCCCTTCGCAGGATTGGCCATCCGATTTGAAGATGATGATCTCAAATATCTGCTGACCTCGACCCCTATTCCCCGCTAG
- a CDS encoding DUF4384 domain-containing protein: MKKKVMSGMQIFILFLLFSITLPLNAGAADRTVIDISDEVRRSLIVCAEGSAPSATDKSSLEKWRTQALKEAKTAVLAKARTFLNEKKKQNRDFDYRLTGTAIRILNKKEMAQWSKGNRGIWIEAEVPYTPKTFPADDCSQPTLERHSGEMLDVRLWTDPGLLRDGKAVTVYFRSNRDFYGRIIRIGSRGEVEQLLPNIYRQTSLFKAGVVYRIPDEGDRFKLNRTQSSGSERWVIYATPVSMGQINMKIIAGGRYQYRGKLKSFERSVRCGLCQPDGGVVEFYEAVWNMQAREVDAPKTK; this comes from the coding sequence ATGAAAAAGAAAGTGATGTCCGGAATGCAGATTTTCATCCTCTTCCTGCTGTTCTCTATAACTCTCCCATTAAACGCCGGTGCCGCGGATCGCACTGTCATTGACATTTCCGACGAGGTACGCCGCTCTCTCATCGTCTGCGCGGAGGGCTCTGCCCCTTCAGCGACGGATAAATCGTCTCTGGAAAAATGGCGGACGCAGGCCCTGAAGGAAGCGAAGACGGCTGTTCTGGCCAAAGCCAGGACGTTCCTGAATGAAAAAAAGAAACAGAATCGAGATTTTGATTATCGTCTGACGGGTACTGCGATCCGGATCTTGAACAAAAAAGAAATGGCGCAATGGAGTAAGGGGAACCGCGGGATTTGGATTGAAGCGGAAGTTCCTTACACCCCGAAGACTTTTCCGGCCGATGATTGTTCCCAGCCGACCCTTGAGCGGCATTCCGGGGAAATGCTGGACGTGCGACTCTGGACTGATCCGGGGCTGCTTCGGGACGGCAAGGCAGTCACCGTGTATTTCAGGAGCAATCGTGATTTTTATGGCCGCATTATTCGTATCGGCAGCCGGGGGGAAGTGGAACAACTGCTTCCCAACATCTACCGGCAGACTTCTTTATTCAAAGCAGGGGTTGTCTATCGGATCCCTGATGAGGGCGACCGCTTTAAACTCAACAGAACCCAGTCTTCGGGAAGTGAACGCTGGGTGATCTATGCCACCCCGGTTTCCATGGGGCAGATCAACATGAAGATCATTGCCGGCGGCCGATACCAGTACCGGGGAAAACTGAAGTCCTTCGAACGCAGTGTCCGTTGCGGCCTCTGTCAGCCGGATGGCGGGGTGGTTGAGTTTTATGAAGCAGTCTGGAACATGCAGGCTCGGGAGGTAGATGCGCCGAAAACAAAATAA
- a CDS encoding D-alanine--D-alanine ligase family protein — protein MESQNETKLRVGIIMAGLSSEKEVSLESGRNIFSKIDRRKYSPIPIFMDSDAALWEIPLKLLMRNCTRDVEEDLAEEAVRVPYEELKTRVDLVFLALHGKYGEDGCMQGLLELLKIPYTGSGVLASALGMDKLASRRVLEINGIDVPRTVPVFRGAWKPEEENALFERIEQEIGFPCVVKPSREGCSTGVKKVMSRAGLSDALNGAFLWDCTALVEEFIDGMEVTCGILGGNPPTALTPSETIATSDVLSLEDKFLYGQGENKTPARLPGETLMKIQEVAVKAFEALDLKGYARIDMFVTSAGRVLVLEPNTQPGMTPSTVLFHQAAASGITQTGLVDRILEAALSVHAGKKGPL, from the coding sequence TTGGAAAGTCAAAATGAGACAAAATTGCGCGTAGGCATCATCATGGCCGGGTTGTCCTCTGAAAAAGAGGTGTCCCTGGAGAGTGGGCGGAATATCTTCAGCAAGATTGACCGCCGGAAGTACAGCCCCATCCCCATCTTCATGGACAGCGATGCCGCCCTGTGGGAAATACCCCTCAAGCTGCTGATGAGAAACTGCACCCGTGATGTCGAAGAGGATCTCGCCGAAGAGGCCGTGCGGGTTCCTTATGAAGAGCTCAAAACCCGGGTTGATCTCGTTTTTCTTGCTCTGCACGGCAAGTATGGCGAGGATGGCTGCATGCAGGGGTTGCTGGAGCTTTTGAAAATCCCCTATACAGGCTCCGGCGTTCTTGCCTCTGCGCTGGGAATGGATAAGCTTGCCAGCCGGCGGGTCCTGGAGATCAACGGAATCGATGTTCCCCGGACGGTCCCGGTTTTCCGCGGCGCATGGAAACCGGAGGAGGAGAATGCCCTTTTTGAGCGGATCGAACAGGAAATCGGTTTTCCCTGCGTCGTCAAACCCTCTCGGGAAGGATGCAGCACGGGCGTGAAGAAGGTAATGTCCCGGGCAGGGCTTTCCGATGCCCTCAACGGTGCTTTTCTCTGGGATTGCACGGCCCTGGTGGAGGAATTCATCGACGGCATGGAAGTGACCTGCGGCATTCTGGGCGGCAATCCGCCAACGGCTTTGACCCCGTCGGAAACCATCGCCACATCTGATGTGCTTTCGCTGGAGGATAAATTTCTCTATGGTCAGGGGGAAAACAAGACCCCGGCCCGCCTTCCCGGGGAAACCCTGATGAAGATTCAGGAGGTGGCCGTAAAGGCCTTTGAAGCCCTTGATCTGAAGGGTTACGCCCGGATCGATATGTTTGTCACATCCGCCGGCCGGGTTCTAGTGCTCGAACCCAACACCCAGCCGGGAATGACGCCGTCCACCGTTCTCTTCCATCAGGCCGCCGCATCGGGAATAACCCAGACCGGACTGGTTGACCGAATTCTGGAGGCGGCTCTTTCCGTTCACGCCGGCAAAAAAGGACCGCTGTAA
- a CDS encoding ABC transporter ATP-binding protein, protein MIKLIDVCKSFGTQRVLDELNLKIKAGRTTVIIGRSGGGKSVLLKHIIGLLKPDSGRILVDGDDIAGMSDRDLNEIRKRFGMLFQEAALFDSMTVGENVAFPLREHTRLKEEEIHEIVADRLGAVGLSGIEGKMPSELSGGMRKRVGLARAIALRPEIVLFDEPTTGLDPVMAEAVNQLIVETQKKFNLTCVVISHDVESIFRIAHRIAMLYEGRIIEEGTPEEIRASRNPVLKQFLAGRIEGPIQIL, encoded by the coding sequence ATGATTAAATTGATTGATGTATGCAAATCCTTCGGGACGCAGCGGGTCCTTGACGAGCTCAATCTGAAGATCAAAGCCGGAAGGACGACGGTGATCATAGGACGCAGCGGGGGAGGCAAAAGCGTGCTTCTCAAACACATTATCGGTCTTCTGAAGCCGGACAGCGGTCGGATTCTGGTAGATGGAGACGATATCGCCGGGATGAGCGACAGGGACCTCAATGAGATTCGTAAGAGATTCGGCATGCTTTTTCAGGAGGCGGCTCTCTTTGATTCCATGACAGTTGGGGAAAACGTGGCCTTTCCCCTTCGGGAACATACCCGTCTTAAGGAAGAAGAAATCCACGAGATCGTAGCAGACCGGCTGGGGGCCGTAGGCCTTTCGGGAATCGAGGGGAAAATGCCGTCGGAACTGAGCGGCGGTATGAGAAAACGGGTTGGGCTGGCCAGGGCGATAGCGCTTCGGCCGGAGATCGTCCTTTTCGATGAGCCGACCACCGGCCTCGATCCTGTGATGGCGGAGGCGGTCAATCAGCTCATTGTGGAAACCCAGAAGAAATTCAATCTCACCTGCGTGGTGATCAGCCACGACGTGGAATCTATTTTCAGGATCGCCCACCGGATTGCCATGCTTTACGAAGGGCGCATTATCGAAGAGGGAACGCCGGAAGAAATCCGGGCGTCCCGCAATCCGGTGCTGAAGCAATTTCTTGCAGGCCGCATCGAAGGACCAATCCAGATTCTCTGA
- a CDS encoding CHASE2 domain-containing protein — MSDRWKALFTVSPIKISLFVILLSLTLFFMDVRFLRFMELKALDLRMLSRGAVPSCGKVVIAVIDEKSLSELGRWPWPRTTIARLVDALRGYGAKAIGFDIVFAESENNAGLKDLERIKRELDQAGVNALKLNEIFSGKKNPDDPDAQLAASIRRAQNVTLGYFFHTSSKDVSHLSEREIAAKAENISSSRYSMVKSQGMPDEAAFVHAYGVASNLPELSEAAENSGYFNAFPDIDGSIRWSPLLIKFQDNYYSSLALSLLLQYLDWPMLSVNMAEFGVESIRIDDLRIPTDESGRLLINYLGPAKTFPHYSIGDIISGRLAPELFKDKIVIVGATATGIYDLRVTPFGAVYPGVEIHATVIDNILRRNFLVQSGWTSFLDACFIILLGLLMGTVIPRLKALQGVLVGLIILETFIGANVVIFTRYKIWFNLVYPVMTILLVYLGITVYRYVTEEREKKKVRGAFQRYLNESVVNEILKDPAKLKLGGDKKNLTVLFSDIRGFTTISEVLPPEALVRLLNEYLTAMTEIVFKYDGLLDKYIGDAVMAVFGAPLEQPDHALRACNTALDMMNRLKELQKKWEADGWPLVDIGIGVNSGDMVAGNMGSEMRFDYTVMGDSVNLGSRLEGINKEYGTNIVISQFTHEAVRDVLCCRELDSVRVKGKKQPIKIYELLGRREDENSWGELIRRFHMALEHYKAARWDEAVAAFQSVLAIRPDDFPSLLYIQRCETLRVCPPEAVWDGVFTMTSK; from the coding sequence ATGAGTGACCGCTGGAAGGCGCTGTTTACAGTATCGCCGATAAAAATCTCGCTCTTTGTAATCCTGCTTTCATTGACCCTTTTTTTTATGGATGTCAGATTCCTGCGCTTCATGGAATTGAAGGCTCTGGATCTGAGGATGCTTTCACGGGGGGCGGTTCCCTCCTGCGGCAAGGTGGTCATTGCCGTCATCGACGAGAAGAGCTTGAGCGAACTGGGCCGCTGGCCATGGCCGAGAACGACGATTGCCCGGCTTGTGGATGCCCTGAGGGGCTATGGAGCCAAAGCAATCGGTTTCGATATTGTGTTTGCGGAATCTGAAAATAACGCCGGCCTCAAAGATCTGGAACGGATCAAAAGGGAATTGGACCAAGCCGGCGTGAATGCCCTGAAACTGAACGAAATTTTTTCCGGGAAAAAGAATCCTGATGATCCGGACGCCCAACTGGCTGCATCCATCCGGCGGGCGCAGAATGTCACCCTAGGGTACTTTTTCCATACGTCCTCGAAGGATGTCAGTCACCTGAGTGAAAGGGAAATTGCTGCGAAAGCCGAAAACATCAGTAGCTCCCGCTACTCGATGGTCAAGTCCCAGGGGATGCCTGATGAGGCGGCGTTTGTGCATGCCTACGGCGTCGCCTCCAACCTGCCGGAACTGTCGGAGGCAGCGGAAAACAGTGGCTATTTCAATGCCTTTCCTGACATTGACGGTTCAATCCGCTGGTCACCTCTCCTTATCAAATTCCAGGATAACTATTATTCTTCTCTTGCCCTGTCTCTGTTACTCCAATACCTGGACTGGCCGATGCTCAGCGTCAACATGGCCGAGTTCGGCGTGGAAAGCATCCGGATCGATGATCTGCGTATTCCCACGGATGAATCGGGGAGGCTCCTGATCAATTATCTGGGGCCGGCGAAGACATTTCCCCACTATTCGATTGGAGACATTATTTCCGGACGCCTTGCTCCTGAACTGTTCAAAGACAAAATCGTGATTGTCGGGGCGACTGCCACGGGGATCTACGACCTGCGGGTGACGCCCTTCGGCGCCGTCTACCCCGGGGTTGAAATCCATGCAACGGTTATTGACAACATCCTGCGCCGGAACTTTCTTGTCCAGTCCGGATGGACTTCTTTCCTGGACGCGTGCTTCATCATCCTGCTTGGACTGCTCATGGGAACAGTTATCCCCCGTCTGAAGGCTTTGCAGGGGGTTCTCGTCGGCCTGATCATCCTGGAGACATTCATCGGGGCAAATGTTGTGATCTTCACCCGATACAAGATCTGGTTCAATCTGGTCTATCCCGTCATGACCATTCTCCTCGTTTACCTTGGCATTACGGTGTACCGCTATGTCACCGAGGAAAGGGAAAAGAAGAAGGTGCGGGGTGCTTTTCAGCGTTACCTGAATGAATCCGTTGTTAACGAGATCCTTAAGGATCCCGCCAAATTAAAGCTCGGCGGCGATAAAAAGAATCTGACGGTCCTCTTTTCCGACATCCGGGGATTTACGACCATTTCCGAAGTTCTGCCGCCGGAAGCTCTGGTCCGTCTGCTCAACGAATACCTGACGGCGATGACGGAAATCGTCTTCAAATATGATGGACTGCTTGACAAATACATCGGCGACGCCGTCATGGCTGTTTTCGGGGCGCCCCTTGAACAACCGGACCATGCGTTGCGAGCCTGCAATACAGCCCTGGATATGATGAACCGGTTGAAGGAGTTGCAGAAAAAATGGGAAGCCGATGGATGGCCTCTGGTCGATATCGGCATCGGAGTGAACTCGGGCGATATGGTAGCGGGCAATATGGGGTCGGAAATGCGTTTTGACTATACGGTCATGGGCGACAGTGTCAATCTGGGGTCGCGGCTGGAAGGGATCAACAAGGAATACGGGACCAATATCGTGATCAGTCAGTTTACCCATGAGGCTGTCCGGGATGTACTGTGCTGCCGTGAACTGGATTCGGTCCGCGTCAAGGGAAAGAAGCAGCCGATCAAGATTTATGAGCTCCTGGGCCGCAGGGAAGACGAAAATTCCTGGGGGGAACTGATCCGCCGGTTTCACATGGCGTTGGAGCATTACAAAGCGGCCCGCTGGGATGAAGCCGTTGCCGCCTTCCAGAGCGTTCTGGCCATTCGGCCCGATGATTTCCCCTCTCTGCTTTATATTCAACGGTGTGAGACCCTCCGCGTTTGTCCGCCGGAAGCGGTCTGGGACGGCGTCTTCACGATGACGTCAAAATAA